In Devosia sp. 1566, a single genomic region encodes these proteins:
- a CDS encoding ABC transporter permease, which yields MRNKRIGRNLLTIGGFLLALSLTFLGLLAITFFIGRVIPIDPVLSVVGDRATQAQYDAARAAMGLDQPLWQQFIAYVGNVLQGDLGRSISTGRPVAEDLSRFFPATFEMATLGILIGVALGVPLGVIAAARQGSWLDQAIRVVGLLGYSVPAFWLGLVGLALFYARLRWVGGPGRLDIFYDGLVQPVTGMILIDSLLRGETEIFWNAVSHIILPASVLGFFSLAYIARMTRSFMLDQLSQEFVTTARVKGVPERVVVWRHAFKPIRVPLITVIGLSYAGLLEGSVMIETVFSWPGLGNYLTTALLNADMNAVLGATLVIGAVFIVINKVSDVLYRVLDPRAR from the coding sequence ATGCGCAACAAGCGCATCGGCCGCAACCTGCTGACCATTGGCGGCTTCCTGCTGGCGCTTTCCCTCACCTTTCTGGGCCTTCTGGCCATCACCTTCTTTATCGGCCGGGTGATCCCGATCGATCCGGTGCTTTCCGTGGTGGGCGATCGCGCGACCCAGGCCCAATATGACGCCGCTCGCGCCGCCATGGGGCTCGACCAGCCCCTCTGGCAGCAATTCATCGCCTATGTCGGCAATGTGCTGCAGGGCGATCTCGGGCGCTCCATTTCCACCGGCCGGCCCGTGGCCGAAGATCTCAGCCGCTTTTTCCCGGCGACCTTCGAAATGGCGACCTTGGGCATCCTGATCGGTGTCGCGCTGGGCGTGCCGCTCGGCGTCATTGCCGCAGCCCGCCAGGGCAGCTGGCTCGATCAGGCCATCCGCGTCGTGGGGCTCTTGGGCTATTCCGTGCCCGCCTTTTGGCTCGGGCTTGTGGGCCTCGCCCTGTTTTACGCCCGGCTGCGCTGGGTGGGCGGCCCGGGCCGGCTCGACATTTTCTATGATGGCCTTGTCCAGCCCGTCACCGGCATGATCCTGATCGACAGCCTCCTGCGCGGGGAAACCGAGATCTTCTGGAACGCCGTCTCCCACATCATCCTGCCCGCCTCGGTGCTCGGCTTTTTCAGCCTCGCCTATATTGCGCGCATGACGCGCTCCTTCATGCTCGATCAGCTGAGCCAGGAATTCGTCACCACCGCCCGCGTCAAGGGCGTGCCCGAGCGCGTCGTCGTCTGGCGCCACGCCTTCAAGCCCATCCGCGTGCCGCTGATCACCGTCATCGGCCTCTCCTATGCCGGCCTCCTCGAAGGCTCGGTGATGATCGAAACCGTCTTCTCCTGGCCGGGCCTCGGCAACTACCTCACCACCGCCCTCCTCAACGCCGACATGAACGCCGTCCTCGGCGCCACCCTCGTGATCGGCGCCGTCTTCATCGTTATCAACAAAGTCTCCGACGTCCTCTACCGCGTCCTCGACCCGAGGGCCCGCTGA
- a CDS encoding cupin domain-containing protein → MAEALATRETGHPKVGALIRARRRQQQLTLVALGEAAQLSVGYLSQVERDHATPSLGTLAQIARALGVSMDYFVAAPAAQNALTRAGERNRFSLDGSSILYERLGADFPGNQLSSFLMIVPPGYRSETVAHEGEEILYVLEGSITQRLDGEEMVMEAGDSLHFRGNRPHSWSNHTALPARLLWTGTLALFRSTARPRPAITKAKAGANKPVRKKPIPKEKRP, encoded by the coding sequence TTGGCCGAGGCGCTGGCAACACGGGAAACGGGGCACCCCAAAGTGGGTGCGTTGATCCGTGCGCGGCGCCGGCAACAGCAGCTGACCCTGGTGGCGCTGGGGGAAGCGGCCCAGCTTTCAGTGGGTTATCTCAGCCAAGTCGAGCGTGACCATGCCACGCCATCGCTGGGGACCCTCGCGCAGATCGCCCGGGCGCTCGGGGTTTCCATGGATTATTTCGTGGCAGCGCCCGCCGCGCAGAATGCGCTGACGCGGGCAGGCGAGCGCAACCGGTTTTCGCTCGATGGCTCCTCGATCCTTTACGAGCGGCTGGGCGCCGACTTTCCGGGCAACCAGCTGTCGAGCTTTTTGATGATCGTGCCGCCGGGCTATCGCTCCGAAACGGTGGCGCATGAGGGCGAAGAGATCCTTTATGTGCTTGAAGGCTCGATCACCCAGCGGCTCGATGGCGAGGAGATGGTGATGGAAGCGGGGGATAGCCTCCATTTCCGCGGCAATCGCCCCCATTCCTGGAGCAATCACACTGCGCTACCAGCGCGCCTCTTATGGACGGGAACGCTCGCGCTGTTCCGGTCCACGGCCCGGCCGCGTCCGGCCATCACCAAAGCCAAAGCCGGCGCCAACAAGCCGGTCCGCAAAAAACCCATCCCCAAGGAGAAACGCCCATGA
- a CDS encoding ABC transporter substrate-binding protein yields MKLFRAALLASALALPLAAGAATAATPANALVIAQNIDDIVALDPAQAYEFSAGEINANLYDKLVQYDAVDTTVLAPGLASEWVADEAAKSLTFTMREGATFASGNPVRPEDVKFSFKRVVTLDLTPAFILTQLGWTPENIDEMVTVEGNTVTVKWTGDFASAFVLNVLAARPGAIVDEVLVMENEVDGDWGNAWLNTHSAGSGPFVLTDYRPAELVRLTANENYWNGAPAMSQVLIRHVAEAATQQLLLTSGDVDIAKNLTPDQIGGLGENVKVEAYPQAAVHFLSFNQKTDELTDPAIWEAARYLVDYDGMTQSFLKGQMEKHQAFWPKGFPGSYDETPFTYDVEKAKAILEEAGIETPINVTLDVINSAPFTDIAQSLQAGFSEAGINFEILPGTGAQVITKYRERTHQAMLLYWGPDFMDPHSNAKAFAYNSNNADDNYTATTTWRNAWEVPAEMNEAVNAALAEPDQAKRNEMYTELQKQVQAESPIVIMFQAALQIAMANNVEGYVNGSNSDFVYYRLVTKN; encoded by the coding sequence ATGAAGCTCTTCCGCGCTGCCCTTTTGGCATCCGCGCTGGCCTTGCCGCTCGCGGCCGGCGCCGCCACTGCGGCCACCCCGGCCAATGCGCTGGTGATCGCCCAGAATATCGACGATATCGTCGCGCTCGACCCCGCGCAGGCCTATGAATTCTCGGCGGGCGAGATCAACGCCAATCTCTACGACAAGCTCGTGCAGTATGATGCGGTTGACACTACGGTGCTGGCGCCGGGGCTTGCGAGCGAATGGGTGGCGGATGAAGCGGCGAAATCGCTGACCTTCACCATGCGCGAGGGCGCGACTTTTGCGTCGGGCAATCCGGTGCGGCCCGAGGACGTCAAGTTCTCGTTCAAGCGCGTCGTGACGCTCGACCTCACCCCCGCCTTTATCCTGACCCAGCTGGGCTGGACGCCGGAAAACATCGACGAGATGGTCACGGTCGAGGGCAACACCGTCACCGTCAAGTGGACGGGGGATTTCGCCTCGGCCTTCGTGCTCAACGTGTTGGCGGCGCGCCCCGGCGCGATCGTTGATGAAGTGCTGGTGATGGAAAACGAAGTGGATGGGGACTGGGGCAATGCCTGGCTCAACACCCATTCGGCCGGCTCGGGCCCGTTCGTTCTGACCGACTATCGCCCGGCGGAGCTGGTGCGCCTCACGGCCAACGAAAACTACTGGAATGGCGCGCCGGCGATGAGCCAGGTGCTGATCCGGCATGTGGCGGAAGCCGCAACCCAGCAGCTGCTGCTGACCTCGGGCGATGTCGATATCGCCAAGAATTTGACGCCCGACCAGATCGGGGGCCTGGGCGAAAACGTCAAGGTCGAGGCCTATCCGCAGGCGGCGGTGCATTTCCTGTCGTTCAACCAGAAGACCGATGAGCTCACCGATCCCGCGATCTGGGAAGCGGCGCGGTACCTCGTTGACTATGACGGCATGACGCAGAGCTTCCTCAAGGGGCAGATGGAAAAGCACCAGGCCTTCTGGCCCAAGGGTTTTCCGGGCTCCTATGACGAGACGCCCTTCACCTATGACGTGGAAAAGGCCAAGGCGATCCTTGAGGAAGCCGGGATCGAAACGCCGATCAATGTGACGCTCGACGTGATCAATTCGGCCCCGTTCACCGATATCGCCCAGTCGCTGCAGGCCGGGTTCTCGGAAGCCGGGATCAATTTCGAGATCCTGCCGGGCACCGGCGCGCAGGTGATCACCAAATATCGCGAGCGCACGCACCAGGCCATGCTGCTGTATTGGGGTCCGGACTTCATGGATCCGCACTCCAATGCCAAGGCGTTCGCGTACAACTCCAACAATGCGGACGACAACTACACGGCCACGACGACCTGGCGCAATGCCTGGGAAGTGCCGGCCGAGATGAATGAAGCGGTCAATGCGGCGCTGGCCGAGCCCGACCAAGCCAAGCGCAACGAGATGTACACGGAGCTGCAAAAGCAGGTGCAGGCCGAAAGCCCCATCGTCATCATGTTCCAGGCGGCGCTGCAGATCGCCATGGCCAACAATGTCGAGGGCTATGTGAACGGCTCGAACTCGGACTTCGTCTACTACCGCCTCGTGACCAAGAACTAA